From Cytophagales bacterium, the proteins below share one genomic window:
- a CDS encoding peptidoglycan DD-metalloendopeptidase family protein: MYYPLNLNGIEVYPLFGDYLKGKPYIFNFSSNNPRTSEYNLTDFHEFNQMIFDEMERSSCQWGIGKYLEERKNILRDYPNIIEEQRYYHLGLDIIVPYDTPMFCPLDADVFKIGKEQQIGNYGGYVMLKHEINEIVFYSFYGHLKTPHMVSVGDKLESGEVFARIGQESDSGGWFCHTHLQILTQQAIDDGYTNWGYISPKMMTDLDKYFPSPYFLFRY, translated from the coding sequence ATGTACTATCCACTCAACCTCAATGGCATCGAAGTTTACCCATTATTTGGTGACTACCTGAAAGGAAAGCCTTACATTTTTAATTTCTCATCCAATAATCCCAGAACATCTGAATACAACCTCACCGATTTCCATGAATTCAATCAGATGATCTTTGATGAAATGGAAAGGTCTTCCTGTCAATGGGGCATTGGCAAGTACCTGGAAGAACGAAAGAACATATTAAGAGACTACCCTAATATCATTGAAGAGCAAAGGTATTACCACCTTGGGCTGGACATTATTGTTCCGTATGATACGCCCATGTTTTGTCCATTGGACGCTGATGTTTTCAAAATTGGAAAAGAGCAACAAATAGGCAACTACGGTGGCTATGTCATGTTGAAACATGAGATCAATGAGATCGTTTTTTATTCGTTCTATGGCCACCTCAAAACGCCACACATGGTAAGTGTTGGCGATAAACTTGAGTCGGGGGAAGTATTTGCCCGTATCGGACAGGAAAGTGATAGTGGTGGTTGGTTCTGTCACACCCATTTACAAATCCTGACACAACAAGCCATTGATGATGGATATACCAATTGGGGCTATATTTCTCCAAAGATGATGACCGATCTGGATAAGTACTTTCCTTCGCCATATTTCCTCTTTCGGTATTGA
- a CDS encoding amino acid permease — protein MPENAANKSQKANFGTMPVFMTTLSTILGAVLFLRFGYAVGHTGLLGTLGIIAIGHLVTLPTAMAIAEIATNQKVEGGGVYYIISRSFGINIGAAIGVTLYLSQAISVAFYIIACAEAFTPVFEYINLQYDLNLSDKRLVSIPLTLFVSILMLTKGADIGIKALYGVVTLLFAALVLFFAGTTDHANLGIVNFTATVPDKDSFFYVFAIIFPAFTGMAAGVGLSGDLKNPKVSIPKGTIWATLAGMLIYIAAAYKLSISASPEELANDQLIMAKIATWGPIIIIGLIGATLSSALGSIMVAPRTLQALAVDQVFGVPLVNRWLSKEAGKNKEPINGILVTSLLAFVFVALGNVDFVAEIISMFFMVTYGAICLISFLHHFAADPSYRPAFRSKWYFSLVGALMCFYLMFSMNAPYAIASLVIMVIIYSIISRVNDDNQGMAKIFQGAIFQLSRKIQIFLQNAEKDDEDWRPSIICISQNTFKRTADFDLIRWMSHRFGFGTYIHFIRGYLSRETHQQAKADLNQLVKVAGKVKSNVYMDTMISPSYTTAIAQSLQLPSISGKEGNMFLFEFSKINGESTKDIIENIPLVRSADYDICVLASSERGFGFKHEIHIWITHSDYENANLMILIGYILMGHPDWRKAHIKIIAIFPEETAKEQKENLLELTQEGRLPISNNNIEVIVKKEGQGSHKDIVNARSKAADLTIIGFRVEAIKQRGGETFEGYKGIGNVLFVNAEDEKEIK, from the coding sequence ATGCCCGAAAACGCAGCAAATAAGAGTCAAAAGGCCAACTTCGGCACGATGCCGGTCTTCATGACGACCCTCTCTACCATTCTTGGCGCCGTGTTGTTTTTAAGATTTGGATATGCGGTAGGCCATACCGGACTATTGGGAACCCTGGGCATCATCGCCATCGGACATTTGGTCACCTTACCTACAGCCATGGCCATCGCAGAGATTGCCACCAACCAAAAGGTTGAAGGTGGAGGAGTTTACTACATCATCTCGCGATCGTTTGGCATCAACATAGGTGCGGCAATTGGCGTCACACTCTATTTATCGCAGGCAATCAGTGTCGCTTTCTACATCATCGCTTGTGCAGAAGCATTTACGCCGGTTTTCGAATACATTAACCTGCAGTACGATCTGAACTTATCAGACAAGCGCCTGGTCAGTATCCCACTTACGCTATTCGTGAGTATCCTGATGCTAACAAAAGGCGCAGACATTGGGATCAAAGCCTTGTATGGGGTGGTTACCCTGCTCTTTGCGGCTTTGGTGCTGTTCTTTGCCGGAACTACGGATCACGCCAATTTGGGGATAGTCAATTTCACTGCCACGGTTCCGGATAAGGATAGCTTCTTTTACGTTTTTGCCATCATTTTCCCGGCCTTCACCGGAATGGCAGCAGGTGTCGGCTTATCAGGAGATTTAAAGAACCCCAAGGTTTCAATTCCTAAAGGGACTATCTGGGCCACCCTGGCTGGCATGCTCATCTATATTGCAGCAGCTTACAAATTAAGTATCTCGGCTAGTCCGGAAGAATTGGCCAATGACCAACTGATCATGGCCAAAATCGCTACATGGGGGCCCATCATTATCATTGGTCTCATCGGGGCAACACTCTCTTCAGCGCTCGGATCCATCATGGTTGCACCGCGTACTTTGCAAGCGTTGGCTGTAGATCAAGTCTTTGGTGTTCCATTGGTAAACCGATGGCTTAGTAAAGAGGCCGGAAAAAACAAAGAACCCATTAATGGGATTCTGGTGACGAGCCTACTCGCATTTGTATTTGTCGCCTTGGGCAACGTGGACTTTGTGGCAGAGATCATCTCTATGTTTTTCATGGTGACCTATGGTGCCATCTGTCTGATCTCCTTTCTGCATCATTTTGCCGCGGACCCCTCCTATCGACCTGCTTTTCGGTCCAAATGGTATTTTTCACTGGTTGGCGCACTCATGTGTTTCTACCTCATGTTTTCCATGAACGCGCCCTACGCAATTGCCTCTTTGGTCATCATGGTCATTATCTATTCCATCATTTCCCGGGTCAACGATGACAACCAGGGAATGGCCAAAATCTTTCAGGGAGCCATTTTTCAACTTTCACGTAAGATTCAGATTTTTCTCCAAAATGCGGAGAAAGACGATGAAGACTGGAGGCCTTCCATTATCTGTATTTCACAAAACACATTCAAACGGACTGCTGACTTTGACTTGATCCGGTGGATGAGTCACAGGTTTGGGTTCGGAACCTACATCCATTTCATACGTGGCTACTTATCCAGGGAAACGCACCAACAGGCGAAGGCAGATTTGAATCAATTGGTCAAGGTAGCGGGTAAGGTGAAAAGTAATGTGTACATGGATACCATGATCTCTCCGTCTTATACCACGGCCATTGCTCAATCCTTGCAGCTTCCCAGCATCTCAGGCAAAGAAGGCAACATGTTCCTATTCGAGTTTTCCAAGATCAATGGGGAAAGTACCAAAGACATCATTGAAAACATTCCTTTAGTTCGCTCCGCGGATTATGACATTTGTGTGCTGGCCAGTTCGGAACGCGGATTTGGCTTCAAACATGAAATCCATATCTGGATCACCCACAGCGACTATGAGAATGCCAACCTGATGATCCTGATCGGTTACATTCTTATGGGACACCCGGACTGGAGAAAAGCACACATCAAAATAATTGCGATCTTCCCGGAAGAAACGGCCAAGGAACAAAAAGAAAATCTATTGGAACTTACGCAAGAAGGAAGATTGCCCATTTCTAATAACAACATTGAGGTCATTGTCAAAAAAGAAGGTCAGGGCAGTCATAAAGATATCGTGAACGCAAGATCCAAAGCGGCGGACCTCACAATCATTGGCTTCCGAGTAGAAGCCATCAAACAACGAGGGGGAGAAACTTTTGAAGGTTACAAAGGCATCGGCAATGTATTGTTCGTCAATGCCGAAGATGAAAAGGAGATTAAATAG